From the genome of Etheostoma spectabile isolate EspeVRDwgs_2016 unplaced genomic scaffold, UIUC_Espe_1.0 scaffold00001218, whole genome shotgun sequence:
CATTGTGGAAAAAGTTCCACTTAGGACATTGTACAGAAGcctgatttaaataatttgttgtggtggtggaatttgtgtgttttgggattGGTAGAATGAAATAAGATAACTTCATTGTAAATAATACTGGGTTGAAATTGGGAGCTTGTAGAAGGTGATTTCAGCAGTGGTGATTGGGACTTTAAATATCTCAATGTATGAATACATTGACGCCGATTCTGTAGGAACTGGATAATGTGGGGGGGGATTTTTACCTGAAAAAAATTACCAGAAAGTTctggatgaaaagaaaacattcacTACTTCTGAGTGTCGGCCTGAAAACGGTAGAAGCTCGGCTCCTTAAGAAGTGAAttaagttggaaaccagaatcagaatcggctttattcgccaggtatgaggacacatacgaggaatttgtctttggagcattgctcacactgtgcttacacatacatatcaaccaaacaGAAGTTTGAGTTTTACGCTGTGGAAAGGGGCTGGGAAAACATTTCATAACAATGACAATAACATTTTTGGATATTGCATGGTGGAGAGAAAGTGCCGGTCCCTGAGTAGCAGAACAGACAGTGGCTCCATCTGGAGGATGCAGGTTCTGAAGAGATGTCGGTGTGAATGCTGGAGCCTTTGAAATATGGGAAACTTTGGAAAGTGGGATTGGAGTTTCTCAGAAAATGCATGAATGAGCAGCTAGCAGTTGGAAATGTATGAACATTTGTTAACTTTGAACATGAAGTCCATCAGTTCTGTAGTGGGACAACAATGCCTGCTAAACGGTGAACATTTAAAATACTGATTTCATTTGATACCATCTTCTATTTCATGTGTAGTGAATTGGATTGATTCAGGATTGATCTAATGGGACTCTGACAGGGAGAAGCATGGATCCAGTCCCCTGTCAGCTGCACTGTTattatgttttgtgtcttattgtctttgtcatatcatttcatcatgctgtttcattaaagCTTTTGTTGATTCTCAACTGGACCTCTagcctctctccttcctcatcACATCAAAGAACACATGGTAGTTTTTCAGAGATGAGGGAGACAAACCAGACAAGATCCAACatgctgattggtttaaattTGCTGTCTCATTATGAGTCTCTTGCTGAGTCAGGTTAACTTCAGCTCAGATTCATTAGTCTTCTTCCTTTGTCTTCAGTTTTTCTCCTAGTTTTTCAAATCATTTCCCCATCCCCCAActacatgacaacatgagggttaaaagattTTCTTTCTTGGTTTTTGAGAGGTGGCGAGCCGAGTCCCTCGCTCCCAATTTGCATACAGTAGCCTGGATTCACCTTTGTGCAGATGGATCAAATATTTCGACCCCAAAACGCATCAAACAACTCAGCAGCATCCAGAGAATCTACCGGTATGTGTGGAACGGCATCAAATGGGACACACCCAGATGCACACCCACATTAGTTTTTTTCTGGCTCCACTAGTGGTCCAACTAGTCAGAATGCATACTTTCATAGGGAAGTAAggacacacacacgaacacacactcTGATTAATGATAATAAACTGTGTCACTTCACTTTGTCTGTTGAAGTTGAAGCTCCTTTTCTACACAGACCTGCTGACGACAGAAGACAGCTGCACACTGATGAAGTCCATGGCATCCAAACCTAATAGTGTTAATGTGAGTAATGCGCTGGGGAGGTTTTCTGTTGATATGTTGAAGTAGTGCCCCCCCCTTAATGACAGCAGCCATTTCAACAGGCACATAGCTTTCTATCTAGTATTATCTTGCATCTTTCTACATGTTTTCTAATAAGAAAAGAATATTACTTGTAGTTGAGCTGTCAAATTCAAACCAGTGTCTGTCTTTGATGGTATTTTATTGTAGAAtatttcctattttattttaatttaatgagaACTGTTTTGAGTGTGTTATTTTCATGGTGAACATTAATCAGCAGATTTTAGTAGATCTTTTATTAATTCAGCTGTCGGAGCCACTTTTCCCGTTTAGGCTGTTCTGTGTTAAAGGGGAGCTCAGCAAGAGACTCGCTGTTCTGAAAACATGATTCCTCGTGTGCTTCGAGTCCTCGCTGTAGAAACAACCAAAGATAAAATTACAGTCTAAAGGTTGGTTGGCTTTAGTCAGTGGTGGAACGAAGGAAAACCTGTTtacaggagggaggagggagaggaagagaaagatgaaggagggagggaggaggagagacagggagggagggagggagggaggagagagagaggaaggaggggaggaggaggggagacaggaggaagaaagacatggaggaagggaggaggggaagataAGGGGgtaggggggagagaggaggaagaaatagatgaagagagggaggagcGGAAGATGAGGAGGTAGGGGAAGATGAGGCTGAGAGATGGtggaagggaggaggaggagagagagcagtaAGGGAGGATCAGACAAGGGGAGGAGATTGGTAAGAGGGAGGACCTCCAGTGGTCACTGTGAGGAACTACACCTCCTCCAGCTGATTTCTGCAGCTTCTCTGGTTTCATTCTCTTGACTCATCTGAATATCAAGATCAACAATGGCCGCCACCCAAAGAGCTTGTTCACTCTCAATTAAGCCCCATTGTTCCAACCCAGAAGTTTCCCCAGAGTGGACGTTCTCCCtttattagacattctctgGTGACATCCAGCTCTGAGTCCCATGAAGCAGTAAAATCCTCCAAACAGCTCCATGAGGCCATCTAGTGGACTGATAGACGTAGAGCAGCTTCCTCTGCTTTAATTGGCCCTCACCACTTACCAATGAGAACCAGCAGCATCTTCTCTGTCCAATAACAAACCTCTATTGATCCATGTGTTGATCAGTTCTCTGTGTTGAGTGAAAGAAATGTGATCATGTGATGAGAAAAGGCCTCAGTAgttcccagagttcatcatgtTTTCTAACTGCTTCTTTAGTCTGAGCAACAGTCCAACGAGCCAAAAGAATTCAACTGACACTGATATGACTCAGAGagaagcagccaatcagaaaaaGCTGATAATATTTGGCTTTTTTCCAGGAGAAATGATGTGAGGGATGAATGAGTGATGATGTGCTGATGAATGATTGGACTGCTGCTCTCAGTGTTTCCACTCCAGATGAAGGTGTGGACTCTGTTATGAGTCAgtgtgaggacagagaggagggagtcCCTCTCCCTAAACCCCCTCTGTGTGGGGACCATGACAGCCAGACCAAAGCTCAGAGGTGAGAGGACCATCTCTAACTGTCCACCACTCAGATCactccaccatccatccataaTCATTCACACtcaaagctctgtgtgtgttgtgtttcagcCCAGAGAAGCAGCACGGAcatggacctggacctggacctggacccagacCCACACCTAGATCTGGACCCAGCTGTGCGTCCATCAAGAGTGATGACTCAAAGGagttttttattgattttaaacaAGGATATGACAAAAAGTaggtagttttattttttatattttttgattaAATTTCATTGTATTAAGAATGCCTTACACATGAACAGACGTCATATTCAGTcgaggataaaaacacaaattccaggatttatttccattgtggtcctcaCTGTAATGTAAATTGTGTTCGGTAACACGTCCATAATGTAAGtaattaaacacatttgttGCACTGTATTCCAAGAATTTTAAATTAGATATTATTTCAAGTGCAAAGTGATGTCCAGAATATATACCAAGGAAAAATGCTAATAGTTTAAAGCACTGGACCAACGGGCCACCAATGCTCTCAATTTCTATGTTTGGTGGGACATTTGGGAGCTGACATTAGCTAACGttgatggaaataaaacatATGTATTAGAACGTGGTTAGACAAATCTTGAGTAGCTCCAACACTGTCGAGGGCTACTGATCTAGTTCTGCCACCTGGAAGTGCTCGTATATATGATCCCAATCTGACATTAGCATTACTATTCCACCATCACGGTCCCCCCACAGCATCATGTTCAAGCCTGTGCTGCACACGGCACTGAATACAGCTTTAAAACATGTCTAAATTAAATACTGATCATGGATCATACACAATGTTAACAAGACCTTCCTGGATACAACTATACTGTACAGTAGGTGTAATACACCACTGACAGGTTTGGTCTCAGTGTGTTGTGGGTGCAGTGCAGAATtcatcttgtgttttatctggaGGAATCTGGAAGAACCtgaacccagctgtgtgtccatgaagagtgacgCGTCTATGGGTGAACCTTTATGCTTCAAAGATGGACGCCACTCTGTTGATCAAAGGTGAGGATTTCAAACTGATACGCAGCAGGACTAGTAAAGGTGGACCACTACAGGGAGTCCTCTAATTCACTGTTAACATCCAAACATCACTTAATGGACCTTtaccttgtgtgtgtctctgtgtggacaGACATGATGTGAGCTAATTCTTCCTGATTCCTCCACAGAGTGGACCAGGTGAGCTCAGAGGGTCCCAGTGGTCAGCCTGCCCAGCAGCATCAAACCCTCCTGGACTCCATCTTTATGGTCTGTATATGTACAACAActattttttacatcttttctgTCCAACATGGATCTGATGTGTGCATCCTTGATTTCACTTTGATTTGGTCGTTCATATAATCTTCtgttccagctgctggaggacgACATTGTCACTTTTGTGAAGAACGAGCTGAAGAAGATCCAGAAGGTTCTGAGTCCAAGTTACCCAGAATGCTTAAAGAGtgagagggaggatgaggaggtgtTGAACTgtgaggatgaagagcagaggaggagcagcagagaggcatttctgaagatcacactgcacttcctgaggagaatgaagcaggaggagctggctgACCGTCTGCAAAGCAGTAAGAGGGTTTCTCTAAAGAGTTAACATGCTGGATGAACGGGATATTTGTctcaaaacattttacaaaatatatttatgtacTCGTTCTCTGAGGAAATGATAAATCATGTTCTAAGTCTGAATGATCTTCTttgttgtgtgttcattcaGGAAGTCATTGTGGAGTTTGTAAGCGTAAACTCAAATCTAACCAGCAGAAGACGTTCCAGTGTAtgtttgaggggattgctaaagAAGGAAACCCAACCCTTCTGaatcagatgttcacagagatctacctcatggagggaggggctgcagaggTCAATGAtgaacatgaggtcagacagattgaaacagcatccaggaaaccagacagaccagaaacaacaatcagacaagaagacatctttaaagccccacctggaagagatgaaccaatcCGAACCGTGATGACAAagggagtggctggcatcgggaaaacagtcttaacacagaagttcactctggactgggctgaaggcaaagccaaccaggacGTCCAGTTCAtattcccattcaccttcagagagctgaatgtgctaaaagagagaaagttcagcttggtggaacttgttgattacttctttgtgaaaccaaagaagcaggaatcTGCCGGTTTGAAGAGGTTGTgttcatctttgacggtctggatgagtgtcgacttcctctggacttcctcaacactgagatcctgactgatgttacagagtccacctcagtgggtgtgctgctgacaaacctcatcagggggattctgcttccctctgctcacctctggataaccacacgacctgcagcagccaatcagatccctcctgggtgtgttgacatggtgacagataTCAGAGGATTCACTGACCCacagaaggaggagtacttcaggaagagattcagagatgaggagcaggccagcaggatcatctcccacatcaagagatcaagaagcctccacatcatgtgccacatcccagtcttctgctggatcactgctacagttctggaggacatgttgaagaccagagagggaggagatctgcccaagaccctgactgaaATGTACATTcacttcctggtggttcagtccaaagTGAAGAACATCAAGTATgatggaggagctgagacagaTCCACACTGGAGTCCAGAGACCAGGAAGATGATcgagtctctgggaaaacttgcttttgagcagctgcagaaagggAACCTAatcttctatgaatcagacctgacagagtgtggcatcaATATCAGAGCAGCTTCAGTGTGttcaggagtgttcacacagatctttaaagaggagagaggactataccaggacaaggtgttctgcttcgtccatctgagtgttcaggagttcctggctgctcttcatgtccatctgacaTTCAtcaactctggagtcaacctgctggcagaagaacaaaaaacCTCCAAGCTGTCTAGAGTCTTCAGAGACAAAACAAGTTTCTACCAGAGTGCTGTGGACAAGGCCTTACAAAGTCcaaatggacacctggacttgtttctccgcttcctcctgggtctttcacTGCAAACAAATCAGAGTCTCCTACGAGGTCTGCTGACACAGAAAGGAAGTAGCTCAAAGACCAATCAGAaaacagtggattacatcaagaagaagatcagtgagaatctgtctgcagagagaagcatcaatctgttccactgtctgaatgaactgaatgatgattctctagtggagcagatccaacagtccctgagttcaggaagtctctccacagataaactgtctcctgctcagtggtcagctctggtcttcatcttactgtcatcagaagaagatctggacgtgtttgacctgaagaaatactctgcttcagaagaagctcttctgaggctgctgccagtggtcaaagcTTCCAACAAAGCTCTGTACGTGCACACACAGTTATTCAGATTAAATGGAGTTTTCCTCATTCTCAAAAAAGTATCTgtaattgttttgtcatttctatttttcatcttcagactgagtggctgtgagctgtcagagagaagctgtgaagctctgtcctcagttctcagctcccagtcttCTAGTCTGAGATATTTGGACCTGAGTaaaaacaacctgcaggattcaggagtggagctaGTGTCAGTTGGACTGAAGAGTCCTCACTGTACATTGGAAATTCTCAGGTTAGTGTACTGTTATTTGAAAATTATGACCACTttagttctttctttttcttattttaataataaaaatggactGGCTGAATATTATTTTCAGACTGAGTGGCTGttacctgtcagagagaagctgtgaagctctgtcctcagttctcagctcccagttctctagtctgagagagctggacctgagtaacaacaacttcaggattcaggagtggagctggtGTCTCCTGGACTAAACAGTCCACACTGTACACTTGAAACTCTCAGGTGAGTGTACTCTTATATGCATATTAATGTGTCTACCTGTGAGAATACCTGTTTTAGACTCTCAGGTTAGTATCCCACTATTTGAAAGGATGACCTTTGATCtgttattttttcatattaataaTTGAATAAACTTATTATCTGATGGATTTCAGACTAagggctgtaacctgtcagagagaagctgtgagcTCTGCCCttagttctcagctcccagtctcCTAGTCtaagagagctggacctgagtaacaacaacctgcaagATTCAGGAGTAGAGCTGGTGTCagctggactgaagagtccacactgcagactggaaactctcaggttagTGTACtgctctttaaaaacaaatttaaacacTTTCCTTATGCTGTGTTAAATGTGGTAACAATATTGCACTGAAGGATAGCTGACTCAGCAACGTTTCAACAGTATGTCTTGGTTCATAGCACGTAAACTTGGACTTGAATGTGCCGTTTTGGTAAATGACACaacattgattatttttaatctttaccACACTTGAAATTGTATTCAGTTTTTAATTTGAGGGTTATCACAACTATGTTGAATATACTGTGCAGGaatta
Proteins encoded in this window:
- the LOC116674861 gene encoding NLR family CARD domain-containing protein 3-like; protein product: MVTDIRGFTDPQKEEYFRKRFRDEEQASRIISHIKRSRSLHIMCHIPVFCWITATVLEDMLKTREGGDLPKTLTEMYIHFLVVQSKVKNIKYDGGAETDPHWSPETRKMIESLGKLAFEQLQKGNLIFYESDLTECGINIRAASVCSGVFTQIFKEERGLYQDKVFCFVHLSVQEFLAALHVHLTFINSGVNLLAEEQKTSKLSRVFRDKTSFYQSAVDKALQSPNGHLDLFLRFLLGLSLQTNQSLLRGLLTQKGSSSKTNQKTVDYIKKKISENLSAERSINLFHCLNELNDDSLVEQIQQSLSSGSLSTDKLSPAQWSALVFILLSSEEDLDVFDLKKYSASEEALLRLLPVVKASNKALLSGCELSERSCEALSSVLSSQSSSLRYLDLSKNNLQDSGVELVSVGLKSPHCTLEILRLSGCYLSERSCEALSSVLSSQFSSLRELDLSNNNFRIQEWSWCLLD